A region from the Arachis ipaensis cultivar K30076 chromosome B01, Araip1.1, whole genome shotgun sequence genome encodes:
- the LOC107639514 gene encoding pathogenesis-related protein 2-like: protein MAVFTFEDEITSTLPPAKLYNAMKDADSLTPKIIDDVKSVEIMEGNGGPGTIKKLTIVEDGETKFILHKVEAIDEANYAYNYSVVGGVALPPTAEKITFETKLVEGPNGGSIGKLSVKFHSKGDAKPEEEDMKKGKAKGEALFKAIEGYVLANPAQY, encoded by the exons ATGGCCGTCTTCACTTTCGAGGATGAAATCACCTCCACCCTGCCCCCCGCCAAGCTTTACAATGCGATGAAGGATGCCGACTCCCTCACCCCTAAGATTATTGATGACGTCAAGAGTGTTGAAATCATGGAGGGAAACGGTGGTCCTGGAACCATCAAGAAACTCACCATTGTCGAAG ATGGAGAAACCAAGTTTATCTTGCACAAAGTGGAGGCAATAGATGAGGCTAACTATGCATACAACTACAGCGTGGTTGGAGGAGTGGCTCTGCCTCCCACGGCGGAGAAGATAACATTTGAGACAAAGCTGGTAGAAGGACCCAACGGAGGATCCATAGGGAAGCTGAGTGTGAAGTTCCACTCCAAAGGAGATGCGAAGCCAGAGGAGGAAGACATGAAGAAGGGTAAGGCCAAGGGCGAAGCTCTCTTCAAGGCAATTGAGGGTTACGTTTTGGCCAACCCTGCTCAATATTAG